AAAGTCAATTCCTGATACGTATCACCACGTATCCAACTTTTtggcccaaatttttttgtttttaataatgTCCTCCTTCAGAGGGTTTTGTCCTTCTTCAGACAATTTTTTCTAATTCTATAGGATAGCACATTTATACGCTTATACGTTCTTTCTGTTAGAGTGTCTGATCTGTGAACTCCCAACCTTCCCCCATAAGAatcttttgatgaatattaCTTCTCAacttctagcaaaaaaaaaaaaaatttgcccacCTCATGGCCACATTACTGACGACTACGGCCACTTCAAGTGCTCTGGCACCAAAATAATTTGGAGAAAATCATGGTCACTACACCCAATTCTCGCTACATATCATTCAATTCCCGATATGTGATCCGCTACCGCTATTTAAAACATAACATTGGATGATAGTCGTTTAATCGGGTTCGAGTCAATGGCTTAGGTGGAGCTATTTTCAATAACGTGCAATAATGAAAACGATGAAAGCTGGGACTTGCGTGAAGTGAAAGTATTTGTGTCGTCTTTTTGTACCGAGTCTGTCACGGGTTGCGACCAAGAACATGAATTTAGACTTGGAGACTTTCCCTGTTTGGTTGCCAACTTGCCAtcatatcatgtggaaatcagATGCTCTGATATTGAACTCTGTGAAACTTTGAAGACCCACCAGAAAGTACTTAACTCTTGTGGGTTACCAAGCCAGGCTGAAAGTAAGCaagattgaaaaactaaaaggCTCGATGAAAGGTTCAACTATTAGCTGCACAGACatctattcaaaattcaaatcaaagagGTCCAAAATTTGTAGAAAAACATATTGCTGGAGAGATGAAAATGATTGATGATCAAAGATGTATTAGATGAAGGGATACAGGACAAAACAAACAGTAGAGAAGAAAAGAGTGTCTTAACAGGATACTGGATCTTCTGCTAAATGAGTTGCCTCTAATTGAACCCACGCCCATTAAGAAATCCAAACCtatctattaaaaaatagacccaacccaacccatttattggTTGAGTTAGAATAAGTCcaaacccatctaacccatttattattgggtCTTAATTAGATTTCAATTTGGTCAACTTAAATATCCAATGGATCATGAAcattacccaacaaaaaaacagaacTACCACATAAATGAAtaaaacaaaagtaaacatgTTACGTGAAGCGAACCTTTTTCTTGGTCAAATCAGGTGACTCAATTTGAACGGTTTCATGTTACGAATTTCAGTTACAGTACAAGCCGAGTCGAGAGCCGAGTTTTGTAGTGAACTCGTACACTAAACGAACCAAAAATTCGAACTCAAACTACGTTTGtttgtaaacaagccgagcttatACAAAACGAGCCTATAATTTTGAGCCGGAACGTGGAACACCGAGATGGAGTATGTCGGGCGGTTCGGCAAAAGTTCCAATGATAACATACGACAATATTCAGTCGAAAGttgagagagagcgagaggcGTACCAGGTGAGGGAGATGATTGACGGGGGAGACTAAAAATTCTGAACCAAAAGTCCAACAAATGACTGAACCAAAATTTATTTGACAACGAAAAGTTGTTTTGTGACACGACAAAAACTCGTGTTTATTCTGTATCTTTATCTTCTGCAAAGTATGAAGTAATTATTCCACACCAAAACTCTGAACTGTTAAGttcaaaaatttctaaaatttcagCAGAATTTTCATTcggttcaataattttaatatacaatgataatttggtcattttaatATATAAGGGTATTATGATAATTTTAATAtgcaagggtaatttggtcatttacaTGTACAAGGGTGATATGATCATTTCAGTGTATTTAGGTATTTTAATCATTATTAACTTTAATTGGATTAATGGGCAGGCtaagtttgattttaaataaatgggttggattgGATTGGGTATAGGTAATTGGACTCCTAACTAATTGGGTCTAGTGGGTCACTAATCTATTAAAAACTCAACCCACTTGCAACTTATCTAATTTGGCCCaaatccgcccatttgacaTCTCTACCTCTGTGTGAGGTAGGCTCTTATAAAATCCCGAAGTACTATAGAAGAAGGAATGTTCTCTATTTGTAAGCGAACTACACCAATATCTGCATCCAAGCGAACCAATAAAATCTCAAACACATGCTGATACAAAATTCCTTCTGTAGCTTGTGACGCGATCTGTCACAAACACTACCTCCTTTCCTCCGAGTTTTGGGCCTCTGAGGAGGGTTCGGCTCCCATCCAGTGACGAATATGATCATTGAAAGAACTCGACGTTTGCCCGAAAAAGGCCGACTGGATGGTAACTGTCACTGGACGAGAGCCCTTAGTGTTACGGGTTCAGCTCCCGTCCAGTGACGGTTACCGTCCAGTCTGGGCCAGTCGGCCTTTTTCCGACAAACGTCGAGTTCTTTCAATGATCAGATTCGTCCATATTATAgatctcgttgagacgaataactgtgtcaaaaatcatgtccaTCCGATATCGTTTAATATGCTATTgtaatcaatttatttttaaaaaaaaacatacctacACTGGATTGGAACCCCTTTCATCtatttctcaaaaataaatgtgttcCTATTGGGTATTGAACGATATCGGAtggacatgatttttgacaCAGTTATGTGTCTCGACGAGATCTACAATATGGACAAATCTGATCATTGAAAGAACTCGACGTTTGCCGGAAAAAGGCCGACTGGCCCGGACTGGACGGTAACTGTTACTAGACGGGAGCCCTTGGTGTTACCTGCTAAAGCTGCAACGCCTAGGACCGCATGGGACTCGGTTGCTACTGCCCCGGGCATTAGGACCCTCTCTCACAAATGTGACGCTGGCACGTGTTTATGGCCAAAAAATCCGTGTGCCCACTCAGGAGGTGGCACGTGGCGGTCGTCAATCTGGCCCAACATCAAGTAATTAGATGACTAACAACAAGGGATTGCAACCCGGGAAGATTCAAAACTGTAAAATAGTGTTTAAAAAAACGGAATATAAGCAGTTGCTACTGTAAAAAATCTCCAACTGACTCAAATAAAAATTGGACCCTACGAACAGGATATAAAAGAACAAAATCCTGAGAATTCCCATCTTACACAATGtacaccaattaaccccactaCAAAAAAGTTCAATGACAGCTGAAAACCAGGAAAACCTTTCAGTTCGGGACATGTTTCCAAATGTTAGCATCATCGCGGAAAAAGAGTGTATCCCACTACACTGGTTTTGCACTCAAAATCAAATCCTTCCTAGGTTGTGGCAATAGTTATCAGCTGGGCACAAGATATGGAGTCTGTTTGTGTCTACCTATCTTCAAATTCCTCAATTGAATGAAAGAAGAACAAGGCTTTTGCAGTTGCAATGGAAGAAAGATACAGCTTCACTTGACCCAAGTATGACTGGAGAGGAGGGGTTCCTCTAAAGTTCTACTCTTAAGCCCAAACAATCCTAACCCAAGATATGTGATGGCTTCAGGCTTCACCCAACAatccatcatcatcttcaagcTAGTAAAGACAACTGGAAGGATGCGGAGAAACTTTAGACCACCTTAACAAACCACAGGGGCCTCGGTGCAAACTTAAGATGACAACAGGTTCATCCAAAAGGTTTTTGGACAATAACTTTATCTATCGACAATTCCAGAGTGTACAAAAGACAAAGCTAAGTAAGTAGTAACCCACCCAAGTTAAATAAGACGAAATTTTGTGATAAATTTAACCAACACCACCTGTCCTCCCAGGATAAAAGGGAAAACGTgtgcaaaatagaaaatgacaaaatcaaaaGCGAGTGAACAGGATGCCATACTACCCTTTTacagcagaaaaaaaaaaaaagaaatgtctCTCCTGTACTCGGCCCAGAAAGgcatcaaaatacaaaaaatgcaCTGAAAAGGCCACAGTTTCAGACAACCCAGCATACTCTTGGAAGCAAAACAAAAGGCAGTAACTAGATCAGTTCGGTATTATAAGAAATTACCTTTGTGTTTATGTAAAGCAGTATCAGCAAGAGGCTAAAGTGGAAAACAACTCCAAGTTTCTTAGTCTAGTTAGCAGCAATTCCAACAGAGTTTCTATGTCTGCATTGATACCAATTCATCGACTCCGCATTGTCTGATATTAATAACCATCGATTTACGGAAAGATGGTAAAATATCACAGCATTGACGACGGAGAACCTTCACCTGAAACCGAATATTAGACAGCACTGACAATGagtaaacaagaaagaaatgcATATGCATCTCCAACAAAAACTAGTCAAAGAACTTGAGACGTATGTCCCAGCCACTGAAGGAGTACCTCTCCAACATCCAAATCTAGCTTTTGCGAGAACACTCTGATCTGTTTCAAATCATTCACTGCCCTGGTTCTAGAGCAATTTCCAACAACGCGCCTGCTGTAGTCAGTATAGACATGCTTTGAACGAGAAACAGCACTTTTCAGAAAGAAGACAACAGGTCTTTTGCATGGATCACTAACATACTCACTCGTATCGAACATATAAAGTTTTGATAAAATATCCTTATTCCTTCTCCATGGACTAAATGTCCTCTGCTTACGAAGAAGATCCGGAAGATAATAATTGCCTTCAAACACCTGAATGGCATAACCCCATGCTACTGAAACTGTCAATGAGTTTGACCGATCGTAACAGACAGTTTGCTGCAAAACTCTGCCAGGATCAACGTTCACAGCTTTGAAAAGGTGTCCCAAAGCATTAGTCCTGGTCATGTTAGGAAAAATGGGGTCCACGTGATCTACGTGATGAAGAGACAACAAAGGTGATAGCGGATGGGCTGAAAGCATTCCAAAGATGTCTCCTCGAGCATCAACCTGATATTGGTAAAACAAAATATtggaaaataggaaaataaattCACAGTATGTTCAATAAGGATGTAGCTTGTAAAACAAGCCAACACTACGGACAGGGTGAATATAAGGATAAAAAGACATCCTGCAACGGGAATTACGGTCCAACTTTCGATTCTCAAGTCTAAATGCCTCAGCAGTCAGCACAAAGATGAAAACATCAGCTTATTTTCCAAGGATTTATTTGCCGGTTGAACATGACTGAGTTAGAACAAACATATTTTCGAAAGATGTACACTAGTTTAATCATATGACATATGGTAAAACAAATTCCATGCAACTGTCTCACATAGCATAAAATATATCCCGTGATTCCCAGTATAAATGTGAACAATTTAAGCTATACGAGTACAACTGTATAAACTATGGAGCTAATATGTAGCCAGTCAACTGTCAAGGAATGAAAttgcaaagaagaaaaagaaatctatcgAATTTAAGCTCCAATTGCAGCCCAAAATCATGTGTAgttgtctttttttgtttctaaaaatgGGATAAACGACAGAATCCATAAGAGCATCTCCCGTAAACTTTAAGCTAATCTTCTTAAAACCAACTCCAATCTTTGACTCAATCTTATACTCCTATGAAATTGAACTTCCACGAAATTTTAACTCCAATCAAGGAAGActcaaatttacaactatgccCCGCAAATTTACAACGATGCCATTAATAGATCATTCACTCAAATTTATGCTTAGGCTAAATTACAAAGTTTCATCACTCAAATTTATGCTCTATCAATAGAAGACACGTGAATTATTTCAAATCAGAACCATTGATCCCAAGGTTGAAATTTGAGTTTGCCCATTGGAGTACACTTTATACCAaggaagcttttactcaaaatttaACTAAATTTAATTTAAGGCTTTGAGATGCTCTAACAATATACGTCCTCCGTCAATTCTGTTTGTTCATTTTCGATCTCCGTGCCATTTTATCATTGttgattaattttaaaaactttgtattatagttttaatcgagaactatcaaacagtATCCATATTGTAAGATACAAACGATTGAAAATAGACACGAACACCAAATAGACATACAAATTGGGATTGATGGAATATGAGAGAGGAATAATATCATATCCAATCTCAGTATCGTTGATACCAAGGTTGCATTTTTTAACAGCAGAATAACAAAACAATTCCTCAAAATTTCTAACCCCGATGGATTGACCTGGTAGTAGTCAAGGCCTGGGATTTAAGGATTTAAGAATTTAAGAGTTTGCTCTTCTAAGGTCTTAGGTCCGAAACTTCACTCCTTAGGAGTCAATACATACGAAGCAATTGCTTCAGCTTTAATTAGGCTCCCTATAAGTGGGCAGTGGGACTGAGCTCCAAATTTGTACCTGATGAAACCCTGGTTCACGCGTCAACTCCACGCCGAGCTCCGCCAAGCAGGAGAAAACCCTAGCATCACTCCCGTACAAGTGCGAGTACCTCATCAAACACGAGTCCAAGACCCCAGCCAAAACCCTCGCCAGCGACGCGCTGATCGCGAACCCTCCCCCTCCGAACGCCATCCCGAACGAGTTGTTCACGTTCGGCTCGTACCCCTCCGACCCGCTCCCGATGTAGTACCACTCCTCGTGGTCGTACTTCGACAGGGTCCGCACCAGATTGTCGGTGAAGAAGACCGTGTCGTCGTCGCCGAACACGAACCACCGCACGCCGGAGGTGTCGAGGCGGGAGACGGATTCCTTGACGATGCGAGCGATTCGGACGGCTGTGGAACAAGACGTTAGTTTTTGAGCAATTTCATTGTCTAAGATAGTGATTAcgaacaagattttttttttaaaaaaatattgaattaagCGAGATAGCTTTTTACAACCACCAACAAAGAGTCATTTTTAGagaaagtttttttctttttttttttttttgggtgccgaaGGCCCTCGGCAGGGCCACTAACTGGAGCCGCCCATATAGCGTAACCCTCCCAGCGGCTGAAGCATACCACCGCCCCAACCGCCATGTACATTCTGGGTACCACCCGGCGAACCCTGCCATTTTTCCACATTATATGAATAACTAAATTCAAGTACGGTTAATTAATTAGACAAGGAATAttcggaggaggaggagagatgaCTATACCGGAGCGGGAGCCGCGGGGGAAGGAGTAGGGGAAGGAGGAGGTGGGGGAGGAGACTAGGGTTGGGGGGAGGGTGGGGTCGGGGTGGGGATTGGGTACTGTGGGTTGGTCTAGGAAGAGGTAGGTGCGGGTGGTGTTAGGGGAGTGCCAGAGGCGGAGGAAGGGGGAGCGGGAGGGGAGGGAGCGGGATGAGGAGGCGATGGAgaagaggaggtggtggagggagGTGGGAGGGGTGGGTCCGGTGGGAGGGGAGGTGGGGAGTTGGAGGAGAGAGGGGGTAGGGGGGGTGGGGCGGTGCAGGAGGTAGAGGatgaggagagaggagaggagtaAGAAGAGGTCCTTGATGCGGGTGGGAGTTCTTGGGCAGAATTTGGAGATCAACATgtttcggagagagagagagagaaggatgaGAATTTACGAGGACTacagaggagaggaggagggggaagaagaagtaaaaagaAGATgggaaatttcaaaatatctCTCAATTcttacaccaaaattcaattagactcccaattttttaaaaacttcaattttactcccattGTCATCTTTCGTTAATCAAAACGTCACCTTCTgtccgaatgactaacggattccgttaaatagcgtcccaattgaatttcgatgatctgagccgctcaatgtgttcaaaacgtgattttaagggtacccaaaaaaaaataacacgaaagggcttcatctgaatagttttttattaaataattcgataaaaaaaatattcagatgaagcccttcccgatcattttttttgttgatttctcacgggtacccttaaaatcacttttgaatcatattgagcggctcggatcattgaaattcgattgggaaatGGGAGGTGCCGATCGATCTAGATTTTGTTCAAGTTCGGATGTCCGGATTTTGCTTCAGTAtgcacctcccattttccgatcaaatttcgatgatccgagccactcaatgtaattataacgtgattttaagggtacaagcgagaaatcaacaaaaaaaaaatggtaaggAATGGCttcatttgagcagttttttattgaacaattcaataaaaactattcagatgaagcccttcccggtcattttttttgctgattctcTTCGGTATTTTTAAAATCTcgttttgaacatattgagcagctcggatcatcgaaatttgatcgggacgTTATTTAACAAAACTTTTAACGGAATCAGTTAGTCATTCGGATGGAAGGGagcgttttgattaacggaagataacgttgagagtaaaattgaagtttttaaaagattggatgtctaattgaattttggtgtaaagattgggggtattttgaaattttcccaaagaAGAAAGACAGTGACGAGTGACGAGTGACGACATTGGTTACTGGTACCCGGCGACCACTTCATAATTGATGAATTCTGTAGTGCGTCAAACCCAAGGcagcatttttgtttctttgaataGAGTATAATTTTGGAACTTCAACACAAACTTGGTATAACTGCGACTTGGTATAACTGCGACTTTAAGGTTCAAatggaaaataagtatttattttttaaaaaaataattttaagtttaaaaattatatgcttacataaataatttttttattaatatgaatcttgtttgatagattttattgtgatttttaatacggtacaaaaaaattaaaaatttatttttcatttacagtatattatttttgagtttgaaaatacgaaataaatatttattttttaagaagatgttcaagaacggggcctaatagtATTGCTCTTGTCTTTTTAAGCTATGTGTATTTtgaatgttaaaaaataaatagtaaagTATAATTTTCAACTAGGGAAGTACCGAAATCAATCACGTGGGTGTTTAtgaaaaaatttttttttttattttgaagttcTAGCTTTTCAAAATCGATCTTGgagtacttatcaaaaaatctagataacaaaaaaaaattgaattttacagattttgaatatctaaaaaaaatgaaattttgaaaatttcaaaattgaatttgGGTGGCTTCCAGTGGGGTGGAGCCCGTGGAGGTAGACTTCACAGAGTGGGTGGAGGTCTTGAAAAAAGATGCTCCTGACATTGCAGCCGTCGGTTTAAATTTTGTTATCTATATAAATCCACATGTCAATTTGGGTCTAGTGCGttgttgtgtttgttttttgtgttttttttccctgcaaCAATACAATAATACAATTCAGATTTTAAAACCTatgaaatttcttttctttcaaactTAAGTCATACCACAGCGAAATAAACAATCTGAAAACAACAACACGTATAACGTTCTAATTGATTGACCTGtatctataaatttttaaaGAATTCTAGAACCTGTggaatttcttttctttcaaaccTAAGTCATACCACAGCGAAATAAACAAACTGAAAACAACACATATAACGCCCTAATTGACCTGTATCTATAAACTTTTAAAGAATTCTCAAAACCTATggaactttattttctttcaaacCTAAGTTGTACCACAGTGAAATAAACAAACTGAAAACAATAACACGTATAAAACCCTAATTGACCTGTATCTATAATCTTGTAAAGAATTCTCAATATGATATTTGTATCCGTATGCATATATTCACAATAGAGTTCCAGAAACCACATTGAAAGCAACAAATATTATTTGAAATAATGAGTGATCTTATAACGGGGCCGGAATCATTATGAGGAGAAAAGAAAGGCAACCTTGTATTTTGACAGTAAATTGCTAATCCCCCCTGacacaaaccaccaccaccaccccccggccccaccgcCCTTTCCCGAAAttaccccccctctctctctccccctctctctcttccttttctttctttctttctttccttccttccttccttccagtttcttctttctttcttttttttcccttttctttctggtttgatttttattttttttttcattttctttctttctagtttgaattttgttctctttaataatagattcaagtctaattctaggctttgtaaagtaattgagaaaaaaaaagtgtttcaattgatcatgtttatccgacttttttatttttatttttttgtcctttatagattaaaaaatatagttactaaaataagtatttcaattttcaatccgtttga
The sequence above is drawn from the Rhododendron vialii isolate Sample 1 chromosome 6a, ASM3025357v1 genome and encodes:
- the LOC131330632 gene encoding uncharacterized protein LOC131330632, which encodes MLISKFCPRTPTRIKDLFLLLSSLLILYLLHRPTPPTPSLLQLPTSPPTGPTPPTSLHHLLFSIASSSRSLPSRSPFLRLWHSPNTTRTYLFLDQPTVPNPHPDPTLPPTLVSSPTSSFPYSFPRGSRSAVRIARIVKESVSRLDTSGVRWFVFGDDDTVFFTDNLVRTLSKYDHEEWYYIGSGSEGYEPNVNNSFGMAFGGGGFAISASLARVLAGVLDSCLMRYSHLYGSDARVFSCLAELGVELTREPGFHQVDARGDIFGMLSAHPLSPLLSLHHVDHVDPIFPNMTRTNALGHLFKAVNVDPGRVLQQTVCYDRSNSLTVSVAWGYAIQVFEGNYYLPDLLRKQRTFSPWRRNKDILSKLYMFDTSEYVSDPCKRPVVFFLKSAVSRSKHVYTDYSRRVVGNCSRTRAVNDLKQIRVFSQKLDLDVGEVKVLRRQCCDILPSFRKSMVINIRQCGVDELVSMQT